In the Candidatus Binatia bacterium genome, one interval contains:
- a CDS encoding PDZ domain-containing protein, producing MQSIDSAGRLLESPKPVRLYTPWTAVAVMKFSPRHLIWVNFALLTLVAYLAASAVSWAIAAHLAVPPEVRLKPPPPPIQKPAKRPLAAYSAISARDIFNPAKPVEEVKVEAPPPPTKLNLKLWGVSLHTKGPSYCVIEDLASRKQEVYRVGDQVPGAATVKEIRWDHVVLDRGGFEEILELAQPGAGGLPIGAPTAGGQRVIVNASFPSTVPDPSASAVAPNPHVQQVAENEYHIDRAEVDRQLDNMNQLLTQMRAVPHFENGKSTGFRLFAIRQGSIFEQLGLRNGDVIQSINGQDLSDPARALALFQELRNTSEIKVAGIRNKQPFETIYKIR from the coding sequence ATGCAGTCAATCGACTCGGCAGGTCGTTTGCTTGAATCGCCAAAGCCCGTTCGTCTATACACCCCGTGGACCGCAGTTGCCGTGATGAAGTTCTCTCCGCGCCACCTCATATGGGTCAACTTTGCGCTGCTTACGCTTGTCGCTTACCTCGCGGCCTCGGCGGTGAGCTGGGCAATTGCGGCCCACCTGGCGGTTCCGCCTGAGGTTCGGCTGAAGCCGCCGCCTCCGCCGATCCAAAAACCTGCAAAGCGGCCGCTAGCGGCCTACAGTGCGATTAGCGCGAGAGACATTTTCAACCCGGCGAAGCCGGTTGAAGAGGTCAAGGTCGAAGCGCCGCCGCCCCCAACGAAGCTGAATTTGAAACTTTGGGGCGTCTCCCTGCACACGAAGGGACCATCCTACTGCGTCATTGAGGACCTGGCCAGTCGGAAACAAGAAGTGTATCGCGTCGGGGACCAAGTTCCAGGCGCTGCCACAGTGAAGGAGATCCGCTGGGACCATGTCGTTCTCGATCGTGGTGGATTTGAAGAAATCCTCGAGCTTGCTCAACCCGGGGCTGGCGGCCTTCCGATTGGAGCGCCAACAGCGGGTGGACAGCGGGTGATTGTGAATGCGTCGTTTCCGTCCACAGTCCCCGATCCGAGCGCGTCAGCCGTCGCGCCGAACCCTCATGTCCAGCAAGTCGCAGAGAACGAGTACCATATCGACCGCGCAGAAGTTGATCGTCAACTCGATAATATGAATCAGCTACTCACCCAGATGCGGGCGGTGCCGCATTTCGAAAACGGCAAGTCGACCGGATTTCGGTTGTTCGCCATTCGCCAGGGGAGTATTTTCGAGCAGTTGGGGCTACGCAACGGAGATGTTATCCAAAGCATTAATGGGCAAGACTTGAGTGACCCAGCGAGAGCCTTGGCCCTGTTTCAGGAATTGCGGAACACAAGCGAAATCAAGGTGGCGGGGATCCGAAATAAGCAACCGTTCGAGACCATCTACAAAATCCGCTAG
- a CDS encoding iron-sulfur cluster assembly accessory protein: MTIPDRKECDSGHFEVVRLTAVAAEQARQALARRGLEDGVLRVAVSGGGCSGMQYSLTVEAAPKPGDYLLDDQGIRVAVDEQALPYIRGTVIDYVSGLHSAGFKFLNPNATRTCGCGSSFSVGDS; the protein is encoded by the coding sequence ATGACCATACCCGATCGAAAGGAGTGTGATTCCGGTCACTTCGAAGTGGTCCGCCTCACGGCTGTTGCAGCAGAACAAGCCAGGCAAGCTCTGGCTCGGCGGGGGCTCGAGGATGGTGTGTTGCGGGTTGCCGTTTCGGGAGGCGGATGCTCTGGAATGCAATATTCGTTGACGGTCGAGGCTGCCCCGAAACCGGGAGACTACCTTCTCGATGACCAAGGTATCCGTGTCGCAGTGGATGAACAGGCTCTTCCGTACATCCGGGGTACGGTGATCGATTATGTCTCCGGCCTCCATAGTGCGGGGTTCAAATTTTTGAATCCGAATGCAACCCGGACCTGCGGCTGTGGGTCGTCTTTCTCAGTGGGCGATTCGTAG
- a CDS encoding bifunctional precorrin-2 dehydrogenase/sirohydrochlorin ferrochelatase, producing MRYLPIFLDLRGASGVVVGGGEAAFHKCKVLLEAGARVTVVSPTLVPEFAPLLAHESCRHVSRNYQRGDLHGCRIAVVATDDPTVQEAVVTEANERGVLVNAVDRPDLCAFVMPAILSRGDIVIAVGTSATSPGFAAALRDRIGRWLGPEYVAALGIARVLRERWQSGKIPMEERRRRSRLLLEEDFLAALRRGDVAAVQKSISSIEGEEVELPSLQGLSS from the coding sequence ATGAGGTATTTACCGATCTTCCTCGATTTACGTGGCGCGAGTGGGGTTGTGGTGGGAGGCGGTGAGGCCGCTTTTCACAAATGCAAAGTGCTTCTAGAAGCTGGCGCTCGGGTGACTGTGGTGAGTCCTACCCTCGTGCCCGAGTTCGCTCCGTTGCTGGCTCATGAGTCCTGCAGGCACGTTTCGAGGAATTACCAGAGGGGGGATCTGCACGGGTGTCGCATAGCGGTGGTGGCAACGGACGACCCTACAGTGCAGGAAGCCGTTGTAACCGAAGCGAACGAGCGTGGGGTCTTGGTGAATGCCGTCGATCGCCCTGACCTCTGCGCATTTGTGATGCCTGCGATTCTGTCGCGCGGCGACATCGTGATTGCCGTGGGGACGTCGGCAACCTCCCCAGGATTCGCCGCCGCTTTACGGGACCGCATTGGACGCTGGTTAGGGCCCGAGTATGTTGCCGCTTTGGGTATAGCGCGGGTTTTGCGCGAGCGGTGGCAGTCCGGGAAGATCCCGATGGAAGAGCGACGACGGAGAAGTAGATTGTTGTTGGAAGAGGATTTTTTGGCCGCTCTTCGGCGTGGAGATGTAGCTGCCGTACAGAAGAGCATCTCCTCAATTGAGGGAGAAGAGGTCGAGCTTCCTTCGCTGCAAGGGCTGAGCTCATGA
- a CDS encoding cytochrome c biogenesis protein, protein MNELPLGLAVCGYLLATAAFLFHVVSGSRQARKLGHGVLIVAVCGHFLALAMRVFTAGYQALAPLPEQLSLMSFFAVCVYLLVSLQVSLAAVAAIVAPLAAIGTIAAYFFEVGHQAVKAPSAGILLPIHIGPTLLGYGVFALSFCLSVAYLAQERQLKSKARSGVFRRLPSLETLDQWNHRFVAWGFVFFTIGILSGVWLARQTWGELWSWEPLQTWSGIAWVFYAALLHLRSIGWRGRRAARLVVYSFLLLLASFIGVSMFFPGRHGVQTSWSLNS, encoded by the coding sequence ATGAATGAGCTGCCTTTAGGCCTGGCGGTTTGCGGCTATCTGCTGGCTACAGCGGCGTTTCTTTTTCATGTGGTGTCGGGATCGCGGCAAGCGAGAAAACTAGGGCACGGGGTGCTTATTGTGGCCGTCTGCGGGCATTTCCTTGCCCTAGCGATGCGGGTCTTCACCGCCGGTTATCAAGCGCTCGCGCCACTGCCAGAGCAGCTTTCGCTGATGAGCTTTTTCGCTGTTTGTGTGTACCTCCTGGTCTCCCTGCAGGTTTCCCTCGCAGCGGTGGCCGCAATTGTTGCCCCTTTGGCTGCGATCGGAACGATTGCTGCCTATTTTTTCGAGGTGGGCCACCAGGCTGTGAAGGCACCCAGCGCGGGGATTTTGTTGCCCATACACATCGGACCGACACTTCTCGGCTACGGCGTCTTTGCCCTGTCCTTTTGCCTAAGCGTGGCTTACCTGGCTCAAGAGCGACAACTGAAATCAAAGGCCCGTAGCGGCGTGTTCCGGCGCTTACCGTCGCTCGAAACGCTCGACCAGTGGAATCATCGGTTCGTCGCTTGGGGCTTTGTGTTCTTCACGATCGGTATTCTCAGTGGAGTTTGGTTGGCGAGACAAACGTGGGGAGAGCTGTGGTCCTGGGAGCCGCTTCAAACGTGGTCTGGAATCGCGTGGGTTTTCTACGCGGCTTTGTTGCACTTACGCAGCATTGGCTGGCGGGGCAGACGCGCCGCGCGGCTTGTGGTTTACTCTTTTCTCCTCCTTTTGGCTTCATTCATCGGGGTCAGCATGTTCTTCCCAGGCCGCCACGGGGTCCAAACATCATGGAGCCTCAACTCCTGA
- the hemA gene encoding glutamyl-tRNA reductase, producing the protein MEPQLLIVGVNHHWAPVEVRERLAIQAEDVAEFLGSLVQSPAVEEAALLSTCNRVEVLVVTRDGEEAVAAVTERLASVGQCPREELNDKLFQYRGREAVRHLFRVAASLDSLVVGEPQILGQVKESYRSASAAGTIGVILHRCFHKAFAVAKRVRTRTGIASRAVSVSSAAVELASKVFDRLDDKTGLLIGAGTIGELAARHLLSHGLRSLLVVNRSFERAVAVAKQFGATPVPFEELTQALVWSDLVIGATAAQDFILTADAIRQILRQRKFRPLFLIDLSVPRNFEPKINQIDQVYLFDIDDLALVAEQNREQRAEEAERAQWIVDAEVDAFMRWLQSLQVVPTIVALRHRFEALRQQELERFLVSHPGLDPRLRQEMIVFSQSLVAKLLHAPLTQLKRAASKEERLYLAAARKLFQLDEGEGDQ; encoded by the coding sequence ATGGAGCCTCAACTCCTGATTGTAGGAGTCAACCACCACTGGGCTCCTGTTGAGGTGCGGGAACGCTTGGCGATCCAAGCAGAGGACGTTGCCGAGTTTTTAGGCTCGCTGGTGCAGTCGCCTGCAGTGGAGGAAGCGGCGCTACTTTCAACCTGTAACCGCGTGGAGGTCCTTGTGGTCACTAGGGATGGGGAGGAGGCGGTCGCAGCCGTCACTGAGCGGCTGGCCTCCGTAGGGCAGTGCCCACGGGAGGAACTCAACGACAAATTGTTTCAGTATCGAGGCAGGGAAGCGGTTCGTCACCTGTTCCGCGTGGCGGCGAGTTTGGACTCTCTGGTCGTCGGAGAACCGCAGATTTTGGGTCAGGTGAAGGAATCGTACCGCAGCGCGTCTGCGGCTGGGACGATCGGCGTTATATTACATCGCTGTTTCCACAAAGCGTTTGCGGTTGCCAAACGCGTTCGTACCCGCACCGGGATTGCCAGTCGGGCAGTGTCTGTGAGCTCGGCGGCGGTTGAGCTTGCTTCGAAGGTGTTCGATCGCCTTGATGACAAGACAGGCCTGCTGATCGGTGCCGGCACGATTGGAGAATTAGCGGCACGGCACCTTTTGTCGCACGGCTTGCGGAGCTTGTTGGTCGTCAATCGCAGCTTTGAGCGCGCCGTGGCCGTGGCGAAGCAGTTTGGGGCCACTCCCGTGCCTTTCGAGGAATTGACGCAGGCTCTGGTGTGGTCGGACCTCGTGATCGGCGCAACCGCTGCCCAGGATTTTATCTTAACCGCGGATGCCATCCGTCAGATCTTACGGCAGCGAAAATTCCGCCCCCTTTTTTTGATCGATTTGAGCGTGCCCCGGAACTTCGAGCCGAAGATTAACCAGATTGACCAAGTGTACCTGTTCGACATCGATGATTTAGCCCTCGTCGCCGAACAAAACCGCGAGCAGCGCGCTGAGGAAGCTGAGCGCGCCCAGTGGATTGTTGATGCGGAAGTGGATGCTTTTATGCGGTGGCTCCAATCGTTGCAGGTTGTGCCCACCATTGTCGCTTTGCGACATAGGTTCGAAGCCCTCCGTCAACAAGAGTTAGAACGTTTCTTGGTGAGCCACCCCGGGCTTGATCCGCGGTTGCGTCAGGAAATGATTGTATTTTCTCAATCGTTAGTCGCCAAACTCTTGCATGCTCCTCTCACTCAGCTCAAGCGTGCCGCTAGTAAAGAGGAGAGACTCTACTTGGCTGCCGCGCGAAAATTATTCCAACTGGATGAAGGCGAGGGCGATCAGTGA
- the hemC gene encoding hydroxymethylbilane synthase: MSVRVRIATRGSRLALTQSESVAQLIRQARPEWTVELVSVRTAGDRFVNRPLSEIGGKGLFVKEIEEVLLRGEAECAVHSAKDLPARLTERLVIAAVPPRADVEDVLVTPQGHALHELPPGCTLGTSSPRRAALLRWLRPDVQVVPLRGNVETRLEKMTRGEVDGVLLALAGLRRLGISNLGMVRLNPAFFLPAVGQGALVVETRADVWAEQLRFLHDAVAGFALAAERAFLSTIGGTCHTSVGTYSIVEDGNITLHGVVADPNGHQIVRGVCKGTLKEATSVGMALGHQLLACGASQILAGDRPSSK, encoded by the coding sequence GTGAGCGTTCGCGTGCGCATCGCGACTCGTGGCAGCAGGCTGGCGCTGACACAAAGCGAATCCGTTGCACAGCTCATCCGCCAGGCCAGGCCGGAATGGACGGTTGAGTTGGTTTCCGTGCGAACTGCGGGGGACCGTTTTGTGAACCGACCGCTCAGCGAAATTGGCGGCAAAGGCTTGTTTGTGAAAGAAATCGAAGAGGTGTTGCTTCGCGGCGAGGCCGAGTGCGCTGTGCATTCCGCGAAAGATCTGCCGGCGCGTCTGACAGAGCGGCTGGTGATTGCAGCCGTCCCTCCTCGTGCAGACGTGGAAGATGTACTCGTAACCCCTCAGGGACACGCTCTCCATGAACTTCCTCCGGGTTGTACCCTTGGTACCAGTAGCCCACGGCGGGCCGCATTACTTCGTTGGTTACGCCCCGACGTACAGGTTGTTCCTCTGCGTGGCAACGTGGAAACGAGATTGGAGAAGATGACGCGAGGCGAAGTGGACGGAGTTCTTTTAGCCTTGGCAGGGTTACGCCGTTTGGGAATCTCGAATTTGGGAATGGTACGATTAAATCCAGCGTTCTTTCTTCCAGCAGTCGGCCAAGGCGCTTTGGTGGTCGAGACAAGGGCCGACGTTTGGGCAGAGCAATTGCGTTTTCTCCACGACGCTGTTGCCGGCTTTGCGTTGGCGGCGGAGAGGGCTTTCCTCAGCACTATCGGAGGAACTTGCCATACGTCTGTCGGGACGTACAGCATTGTCGAGGACGGAAACATCACGCTGCACGGTGTGGTGGCCGACCCGAACGGACACCAAATTGTGCGTGGCGTTTGTAAGGGAACCCTAAAGGAAGCGACAAGCGTGGGCATGGCGCTAGGCCACCAGCTCCTTGCCTGCGGGGCGTCTCAGATCCTTGCGGGGGATCGGCCGAGCTCAAAGTGA
- the cobA gene encoding uroporphyrinogen-III C-methyltransferase, whose product MRGKIALVGAGPGDVGLITLRGLEWIRRADVIVYDYLVNPSLLDWVKPGAELILAGKHGGGSRVEQGEITKILVTQAKAGKTVVRLKGGDPFVFGRGGEEAEAARDAGVEFEVVPGVTSALAVPAYAGIPVTHRELSSSIVIATGYEYPNKPQLAVPWQHLGHRSQTLVLLMTQRQLRKNIERLLAIGREPDTPVAVIQWGTRARQRTVVGVLGDIADQVEAAGLRPPVVAVIGDVVQLRHRLSWFEKKPLFGKTVLITRPRLEAKELADQFRDLGAEAIVFPTIEIVPPESFDALDGALATPGRFNWVVFTSANGVRAFVDRLRALRRDIREWHHARIAAIGPQTAKTVERFALRVDVVASDYRAEGLVQVFASLGVRGQSFLLPRAAGARAVLPESLVALGAEVVEVEAYRSVVPCAVNAPLVADAVRYKAVDLVIFTSSSTVRHFVQLVFEQQGVPVQGLPVACIGPVTSETARNYGMDVRVEPEKFTVPALVDAVVRYFGSSSKGEC is encoded by the coding sequence ATGCGCGGCAAAATTGCCCTCGTAGGAGCTGGCCCGGGCGATGTCGGACTGATTACGTTGCGAGGACTAGAATGGATTCGCCGTGCCGACGTGATTGTGTACGATTACCTGGTTAATCCGAGTTTGCTCGACTGGGTAAAACCCGGCGCCGAATTGATCCTCGCGGGAAAGCACGGCGGAGGCTCGCGGGTCGAACAAGGTGAGATCACGAAAATCCTCGTAACGCAGGCGAAGGCTGGCAAAACGGTAGTGCGCCTCAAAGGAGGCGATCCTTTCGTGTTTGGCCGCGGAGGTGAAGAGGCGGAAGCAGCAAGAGATGCAGGTGTAGAATTCGAAGTTGTTCCCGGTGTGACGTCCGCCTTAGCCGTCCCGGCCTATGCGGGGATTCCCGTGACGCATCGCGAGCTCTCTTCTTCGATCGTGATTGCCACCGGTTATGAATACCCTAATAAGCCTCAGCTCGCTGTACCCTGGCAGCATCTCGGACATCGCAGCCAAACCCTGGTCTTGCTGATGACCCAGCGGCAACTCCGCAAAAATATTGAGCGGCTATTGGCGATAGGTCGTGAGCCGGACACTCCGGTCGCAGTGATCCAGTGGGGGACACGCGCGCGCCAGCGGACGGTCGTTGGCGTTCTGGGTGATATTGCGGATCAGGTAGAGGCAGCAGGACTTCGGCCCCCGGTTGTAGCCGTGATTGGCGATGTCGTGCAGCTGCGTCATCGGCTAAGCTGGTTTGAAAAGAAACCCTTGTTTGGCAAAACGGTCCTGATTACGCGGCCGAGGTTGGAGGCCAAAGAGCTTGCCGATCAGTTTCGTGACTTGGGTGCCGAGGCGATCGTGTTTCCAACCATTGAAATCGTTCCTCCTGAATCCTTCGATGCGCTCGACGGCGCATTGGCAACCCCCGGCCGGTTCAACTGGGTCGTCTTTACGAGCGCGAATGGCGTCCGGGCCTTTGTTGATCGGCTGCGCGCTTTGCGCCGAGACATCCGCGAGTGGCACCACGCTCGAATCGCGGCGATCGGACCGCAGACAGCGAAGACGGTGGAACGTTTCGCACTGCGGGTGGATGTCGTAGCGTCTGACTACCGAGCGGAGGGGCTGGTGCAGGTGTTCGCTAGTTTAGGTGTGCGGGGGCAGTCTTTTCTGCTTCCGCGCGCGGCGGGTGCGCGCGCGGTGTTGCCGGAAAGTTTAGTTGCCTTGGGGGCCGAGGTCGTGGAGGTCGAAGCCTACCGCAGTGTAGTTCCCTGCGCCGTGAATGCTCCACTCGTAGCCGACGCGGTTCGCTACAAAGCAGTTGATCTCGTGATTTTTACAAGCTCGAGCACCGTGCGTCACTTTGTGCAGCTGGTCTTTGAACAACAAGGTGTCCCCGTGCAGGGACTGCCGGTAGCGTGTATCGGGCCGGTGACGAGCGAGACGGCACGCAATTACGGGATGGATGTTCGAGTCGAACCCGAGAAATTCACCGTGCCGGCACTTGTGGATGCCGTAGTGCGCTACTTTGGCAGTAGTTCGAAAGGAGAGTGCTGA
- the hemB gene encoding porphobilinogen synthase gives MPFPEVRMRRLRRAEGLRRLVREATVAVDDLVQPLFVAPGRGVTQPVQSMSGVARLSVDRAVEECRRIVDLGIPAVILFGIPEFKDATGSSAWREDGVVQQAVRAIKRDVPDLVVITDVCLCEYTDHGHCGVVAGTDVDNDATLDLLAKTAVSHAQAGADMVAPSDMMDGRIAAIREALDSEGFEHIPILSYAAKFASAFYGPFREAAGSAPAFGDRRTYQMDPANGNEALREVELDLDEGADVVMVKPAMPYLDVVWRVKEAFGCPVAAYQVSGEYAMIQALVQSGLVDEKRAILESLIAIRRAGADFILTYFAAKVAAWLRSS, from the coding sequence ATGCCTTTTCCAGAGGTTCGAATGCGTCGACTGCGGCGCGCAGAGGGGCTCCGTCGACTCGTCAGAGAGGCGACGGTGGCTGTTGATGATTTGGTTCAGCCTCTTTTTGTTGCCCCTGGCCGTGGCGTGACCCAGCCGGTACAGAGCATGTCTGGTGTGGCGCGGTTGTCTGTTGACCGTGCCGTTGAAGAGTGCCGCCGAATCGTGGACCTGGGAATTCCAGCGGTCATTTTATTTGGAATCCCAGAATTTAAGGATGCAACCGGGTCTAGCGCGTGGCGTGAAGACGGTGTCGTCCAGCAAGCCGTGAGGGCGATTAAACGTGACGTCCCGGATCTGGTCGTGATCACGGATGTTTGCCTGTGCGAGTACACGGACCACGGCCATTGCGGCGTGGTCGCGGGGACAGATGTGGATAACGACGCTACCCTTGACCTGCTGGCAAAAACGGCGGTTTCTCATGCGCAGGCCGGTGCAGACATGGTTGCTCCTTCCGACATGATGGATGGACGAATTGCCGCCATCCGAGAAGCATTGGACTCCGAGGGTTTTGAACACATTCCGATTCTTTCTTACGCCGCCAAGTTTGCCTCGGCGTTCTATGGCCCGTTTCGGGAGGCCGCAGGCTCGGCGCCTGCCTTTGGTGATCGCCGAACTTATCAAATGGACCCGGCAAACGGGAACGAGGCGCTGCGCGAAGTTGAGCTCGACTTAGACGAGGGCGCCGACGTCGTAATGGTCAAACCGGCTATGCCCTACTTGGATGTCGTATGGAGGGTCAAAGAGGCCTTTGGCTGTCCGGTGGCCGCCTACCAGGTGAGCGGCGAGTACGCGATGATCCAGGCACTCGTGCAATCGGGTTTGGTCGATGAGAAGCGGGCAATTTTAGAGAGCCTCATCGCAATTCGGCGTGCAGGGGCGGATTTCATCCTCACGTACTTCGCTGCGAAGGTAGCTGCGTGGCTGCGGTCCTCTTAG
- the infA gene encoding translation initiation factor IF-1, producing the protein MSREDLIQIEGTVKEVLAGGQFLVESDKGQKFIAKIGGRMRRYHIRVIPGDRVTVAVSPYDPSHGLIMYRSS; encoded by the coding sequence GTGAGTCGTGAGGATCTAATTCAGATTGAAGGCACCGTGAAGGAAGTTCTCGCAGGCGGTCAATTCTTAGTGGAATCCGACAAAGGGCAAAAGTTCATAGCGAAGATTGGTGGGCGCATGCGTCGTTATCACATCCGCGTCATCCCCGGGGACCGCGTGACTGTGGCTGTTTCCCCTTATGACCCTTCGCATGGCCTGATTATGTACCGGAGCAGCTAG
- a CDS encoding GAF domain-containing sensor histidine kinase codes for MRSATRAARAYRRELEILMIRRQFAGFWVGCGFVGLFAILESRFFPERIPYLAAWLLGAASPMLLVLWLRRVLLRRFMVSWATAVALGVTLLTLVGYAATVGADSAVTGAQVMVGLLVAAVVFPWPAACQLAAGLPPLVAYGWLAWIQPSVAPAPYILAVVGTAVAASVLVARHLDLQRWAIFRESRARDEAMVVTRSLLKMARELGSAVDPRVVLDRIVHRARALLHADWCVILLRAPDTTTFRIAAGSALRLDLLEEATGLEFRIEDYPTLHGLSDPATLVEVSRRNPPDARWRALMRYFRTRAMVVAPMDLSDRVIGLLAVGRGATDEGFPPRDHRILQGIARQAAIALENARLFSDLEKANRLKSEFVATMSHELRTPLNIVIGYADLLAEHAFGPVPEAAAEPLERIREQGRELLQLIDATLDVNRLESGNVALDITEERLSKFMAGLTEQLLRLPRAAAVEFKAMVLADGWVRTDVNKVAIILKNLVGNALKFTSEGEVRLEAAVLNSGTVRFVVEDTGPGIPEAEQERVFDMFYQVQRPGELPRGVGLGLYIVRQFVSLVGGTVALRSEERKGTTFVVEIPAARRVTEASTHPESTRPELVRHD; via the coding sequence ATGAGATCTGCGACCCGGGCGGCCCGAGCGTACCGTCGAGAACTGGAAATCTTGATGATCCGGCGTCAATTCGCGGGATTTTGGGTGGGGTGCGGCTTCGTTGGGCTGTTTGCGATTTTGGAGTCGCGCTTTTTTCCGGAGCGGATCCCTTACCTAGCTGCATGGCTGCTTGGCGCTGCTTCGCCGATGCTGTTGGTTTTGTGGCTGCGCCGAGTTTTACTGCGACGGTTCATGGTATCCTGGGCAACGGCAGTTGCCCTCGGGGTTACGCTGCTCACTTTGGTCGGCTACGCGGCAACCGTGGGGGCTGACTCTGCCGTTACTGGGGCGCAAGTGATGGTCGGGTTGCTCGTCGCTGCCGTGGTTTTCCCATGGCCGGCAGCGTGTCAGCTTGCGGCAGGGCTTCCGCCCTTGGTGGCCTATGGTTGGCTGGCTTGGATCCAACCTTCTGTCGCACCTGCTCCTTACATCCTTGCTGTTGTAGGCACGGCGGTTGCCGCATCTGTTTTAGTGGCGCGCCACCTTGACCTACAGCGTTGGGCGATTTTTCGCGAGTCACGGGCGCGGGACGAAGCGATGGTCGTTACCCGCTCTCTGCTGAAGATGGCCCGTGAGCTGGGCTCGGCGGTGGACCCGCGAGTGGTTCTCGACCGTATCGTTCACCGCGCGAGGGCACTGTTGCATGCCGACTGGTGTGTAATTCTACTCCGTGCACCGGACACGACGACGTTTCGCATCGCGGCGGGCTCTGCTCTACGGTTGGATCTCTTGGAGGAGGCAACAGGCCTCGAGTTTAGGATCGAGGACTACCCTACCCTGCACGGGCTTTCGGATCCCGCCACGCTTGTGGAAGTCTCTAGGCGAAATCCACCGGATGCTCGGTGGAGGGCGTTGATGCGATACTTCCGAACACGCGCCATGGTGGTTGCACCAATGGACCTGAGTGACCGTGTCATTGGTCTGCTGGCCGTTGGTCGCGGTGCGACCGATGAAGGCTTTCCTCCGCGTGACCACCGCATCTTACAAGGCATCGCCCGACAAGCGGCTATTGCATTGGAAAACGCCCGTTTGTTTTCCGATCTCGAGAAGGCCAATCGCTTAAAGTCAGAATTTGTCGCGACCATGTCTCATGAGTTGCGCACGCCTCTAAACATTGTCATCGGTTACGCCGACCTCCTTGCGGAACATGCGTTTGGCCCAGTCCCCGAGGCAGCGGCGGAGCCCCTCGAACGCATCCGTGAGCAAGGTCGCGAACTGTTGCAGTTGATCGACGCGACCTTGGACGTCAACCGGCTCGAATCAGGAAACGTCGCTCTTGACATCACTGAGGAGCGATTGAGCAAGTTCATGGCTGGACTCACGGAGCAGCTCCTGCGTTTACCTCGGGCAGCGGCCGTCGAATTTAAAGCCATGGTCCTCGCCGACGGTTGGGTGCGCACGGACGTTAATAAGGTGGCCATTATTCTGAAAAACCTAGTGGGGAATGCACTGAAATTCACTAGCGAGGGAGAGGTTCGCCTAGAAGCGGCGGTGCTCAATAGTGGCACCGTCCGATTTGTCGTGGAGGACACCGGTCCAGGGATTCCGGAAGCGGAACAGGAGAGGGTCTTTGATATGTTTTACCAAGTCCAACGCCCGGGGGAGCTTCCGCGAGGCGTGGGGCTTGGCTTGTACATCGTTCGCCAGTTTGTTTCGCTCGTGGGCGGGACGGTTGCATTGCGAAGCGAAGAGCGGAAGGGCACGACATTTGTTGTTGAAATCCCAGCGGCACGCCGCGTCACTGAGGCCTCCACGCATCCCGAATCGACGCGTCCCGAGCTGGTGCGGCACGATTAA